The following are from one region of the Oncorhynchus nerka isolate Pitt River linkage group LG8, Oner_Uvic_2.0, whole genome shotgun sequence genome:
- the LOC115133840 gene encoding apolipoprotein L3-like, whose product MAKPFIISFLKKKSKKTVEELQTTLDKLRTLAGGLESIHKGTTIGSLTGGVIGAAGGITSLVGLIMAPFTLGASLIVTGVGIGVAVAGGATAGVSNITNMVNQSTDRLAMKNIIKEFQEKMNSVVTSLQDIAEGLETLMKSSSSKTESAGLNVEAAASAGVRVGKGVAGTTELFRLLRVANIGKVAAQTARAVRVAEVATGIFSAFFVAVDIFFIAMDAREIHNIRQAKENDTSKLKVMDTDSFTELKPGCEEPKAEVKSETMKFIQTIRQTAERLQESLDELRDVISFIPKIEDCYLDD is encoded by the exons ATGGCAAAACCCTTCATTATCAGTTTCCTCAAAAAAAAG AGTAAGAAAACTGTGGAGGAACTCCAGACAACCTTGGACAAGCTGAGAACTCTGGCAGGTGGCTTGGAGAGTATTCACAAAGGCACCACCATAGGCAGTCTGACAGGAGGTGTTATTGGGGCAGCTGGAGGAATCACCTCTTTAGTCGGGCTCATCATGGCTCCCTTCACTCTGGGCGCCTCCCTGATCGTCACTGGGGTGGGTATTGGGGTGGCTGTCGCTGGTGGCGCCACAGCAGGAGTATCCAACATCACCAACATGGTCAATCAGTCCACCGACCGCCTAGCCATGAAAAACATCATCAAGGAGTTCCAGGAGAAGATGAACTCTGTGGTGACATCTCTGCAAGACATCGCTGAGGGTTTGGAGACACTCATGAAAAGTAGCTCTTCTAAGACAGAAAGTGCCGGTTTAAATGTAGAGGCCGCTGCTAGTGCTGGGGTGAGGGTTGGGAAAGGCGTTGCGGGCACCACAGAGCTCTTCAGACTACTCCGGGTAGCCAATATTGGCAAGGTGGCAGCCCAAACTGCCAGGGCAGTGCGTGTGGCAGAGGTGGCGACAGGAATATTTTCAGCTTTTTTTGTAGCGGTTGATATCTTCTTCATCGCCATGGACGCCAGAGAGATCCACAACATCCGACAGGCGAAGGAAAATGATACCAGTAAGTTAAAAGTGATGGACACAGACTCCTTCACTGAGCTGAAGCCTGGATGTGAAGAACCAAAGGCTGAGGTCAAGTCAGAGACCATGAAGTTCATCCAGACGATCAGACAGACAGCTGAACGGCTACAGGAGAGCCTGGACGAACTGAGGGATGTCATCTCGTTCATTCCTAAGATAGAGGACTGTTACTTAGACGACTGA